From a single Silene latifolia isolate original U9 population chromosome 6, ASM4854445v1, whole genome shotgun sequence genomic region:
- the LOC141587653 gene encoding uncharacterized protein LOC141587653: MFGDFNEILSPEEKEGGSHRGERQMDAFRETLDDCALRDLGFRGNRFTWQRGKSIRTFVRERLDRAVATECWCELFPRAEVFNSPIYASDHATLIIKGGDDNVDVLRGRKQFIFKPFWLSDAGCAEVVSEAWQEGTRGDVEERV; this comes from the coding sequence ATGTTCGGGGATTTCAATGAGATTCTCAGCCCGGAAGAGAAGGAAGGGGGGAGCCATAGAGGGGAAAGACAGATGGATGCTTTTCGTGAGACCTTGGATGACTGTGCCCTAAGGGACCTGGGCTTTCGGGGTAATCGATTTACGTGGCAGAGAGGGAAATCTATACGCACCTTTGTTCGAGAAAGGTTGGATAGGGCGGTGGCAACGGAGTGTTGGTGTGAGTTATTCCCGAGAGCCGAGGTTTTTAATTCTCCAATTTACGCTTCAGATCATGCCACCCTGATTATTAAGGGTGGTGATGATAATGTAGATGTTTTGAGAGGGCGCAAGCAGTTTATATTCAAACCTTTCTGGCTTTCGGATGCAGGGTGTGCGGAGGTCGTCTCTGAGGCGTGGCAAGAGGGGACGAGAGGAGATGTGGAAGAGAGGGTCTAA